A stretch of the Candidatus Woesearchaeota archaeon genome encodes the following:
- a CDS encoding phage holin family protein — protein MNKHKNFKKKSSLSTRRKEKDTDLGDFAKKIMQGIVMTHKAGGGGLVVMAIGSVGFLFLFLLGSSMENRTFYSLLFVSIILLLIGVYIKISEKNNS, from the coding sequence ATGAATAAACATAAAAATTTTAAAAAAAAATCTAGTCTAAGTACTAGAAGAAAAGAAAAAGATACTGATTTAGGTGATTTTGCAAAAAAGATTATGCAAGGAATAGTTATGACTCATAAAGCAGGAGGAGGTGGCCTTGTTGTTATGGCAATAGGAAGTGTAGGTTTTTTGTTTTTATTCTTATTAGGTTCAAGTATGGAAAATAGAACATTTTATTCTTTATTATTTGTTTCTATAATACTTTTATTAATAGGTGTATATATTAAAATTAGTGAAAAAAATAATTCATAA
- the nrdR gene encoding transcriptional regulator NrdR gives MNCPYCNDSEIKVIDSRESKDGSSIKRRRECFGCSKRFSTIEKILKLDLEVKKSNGDIEVFNLQKIKRSLLKACEKRPVTLEQIEELTENILKDLKKVEESSIPTSTVGSIVLRNLKDVDEIAFLRFIIVHNDYQNLSEFMDEVGKLKNFDGLTYKRSKEKVILSE, from the coding sequence ATGAACTGCCCATATTGTAATGATTCGGAAATTAAAGTAATTGACTCTAGAGAGAGTAAGGACGGCTCTTCCATTAAGAGAAGAAGAGAGTGCTTTGGTTGTTCTAAGAGATTTTCTACTATTGAGAAAATTCTAAAGCTTGACTTAGAAGTTAAGAAGTCAAATGGTGATATAGAAGTTTTTAATCTTCAGAAAATTAAAAGAAGTTTGCTTAAGGCTTGTGAAAAAAGACCTGTTACCCTAGAACAGATCGAAGAGTTAACTGAAAATATTTTAAAAGATTTAAAGAAAGTAGAAGAGTCTTCAATTCCTACATCAACAGTTGGGAGTATTGTTCTTCGAAACTTGAAAGATGTTGATGAAATTGCCTTTTTGAGATTTATTATTGTACATAATGATTATCAGAATTTATCAGAATTCATGGATGAAGTTGGAAAGTTGAAAAATTTTGATGGACTAACATATAAGAGAAGTAAAGAAAAAGTAATATTAAGTGAGTAA
- a CDS encoding adenosylcobalamin-dependent ribonucleoside-diphosphate reductase, with product MADMTKLEANTNMVQTKSEVKRDEFFKKIEGMFSHKSKLSKIIDPQVIVNYKETYFYLFEKIQSGELPCMKDYFSGNVLAKNIYKNKYYLKDLSNKHIEERAEDVFLRIASYVAAVEETQELREEYAEKFYRDLYDGYYLPGGRVLAGAGDLFRIKTLANCFVSVIGEDSLEGIYKAAYEAARTYSYGGGIGIDISQLRPKDSRVHNAADQSTGAVSFMELYSLTTGLIGQSGRRGALMLTIDVKHPDVLDFVNVKKDPSWTTNQIMSRIKSIETLGIDELEKIQDEIIENVQIRFANISIKTSDEFMHSVEEQNLYGKNKILVYKKKQKGGPIEGRAADDHNYSYGISDKKLDDYELLDKFSNVEELNEYLLDKNLSLIKKEQLDDVSNRDFYGDFVMESTSLDYDLAIKYSGDFLTYFKSGSVGEIKELHKARDVWNKFVEGNYKTAEPGLIFWSQMSKYSPSNYVGRPIACTNPCGEVPLEDGGACNLGSINLSRMVKNGYTSEASVDWDLLASSTSNVVRFLDNVVWWNETLNALDKQKASAHDTRRIGVGVMGIADMFFQLGIAYDSEQGLNLLEKVMNHMTQNAYKTSANLAKEKGAAPCYDAAGYLKNPFYIEVLDEDVKELIKEHGVRNIAIMSIAPTGTISNAVCGMRFGDKNYIGISGGIEPVFALYYSRRSEQMNQGAVYKIFHNTVQAYIDMKGLNEQVQGIETEEGLKKILPAHFFRTAHQVSPDMRVKFQGKAQRLIDHSISSTVNLPEDVDPEVISDIYLKSWKEGLKGITIYRDGSRYPILSVVGDETDFQRFKDKKFRIKDGEQIKEVHGNEVLVMPSGKLSTIYHVQKGGTN from the coding sequence ATGGCAGATATGACAAAATTAGAGGCGAATACAAACATGGTCCAAACCAAATCAGAAGTTAAAAGAGATGAGTTTTTCAAGAAAATTGAAGGTATGTTTTCTCATAAGAGTAAACTTTCTAAAATTATTGATCCACAAGTGATTGTTAATTATAAGGAGACTTATTTTTATTTATTTGAAAAGATTCAAAGTGGAGAGCTTCCTTGTATGAAAGATTATTTTTCAGGGAATGTTTTAGCAAAGAATATTTATAAGAATAAATATTATTTGAAAGATTTATCCAATAAACATATTGAGGAGAGAGCAGAAGATGTTTTTTTAAGAATTGCATCTTATGTTGCTGCAGTTGAGGAGACTCAAGAACTTCGTGAGGAGTATGCTGAGAAATTTTATAGAGATTTATATGATGGTTATTATTTGCCTGGTGGAAGAGTTTTAGCAGGAGCTGGTGATTTATTTAGGATTAAAACTCTTGCAAATTGTTTTGTTTCTGTTATTGGTGAGGATAGTTTGGAAGGTATCTATAAAGCTGCTTATGAAGCTGCAAGGACTTATTCATATGGTGGAGGAATTGGTATAGATATTTCTCAACTTAGACCTAAGGATTCTAGAGTTCATAATGCTGCAGACCAGTCAACTGGAGCTGTTAGTTTTATGGAACTTTATTCTTTAACTACTGGACTTATTGGACAATCTGGTAGAAGAGGCGCTTTAATGCTTACTATTGATGTTAAACATCCTGATGTTTTGGATTTTGTTAATGTTAAAAAAGATCCATCTTGGACTACTAATCAAATTATGAGTAGAATTAAGTCTATTGAGACTCTTGGTATTGATGAATTAGAGAAAATTCAAGATGAGATTATTGAGAATGTTCAAATTAGATTCGCAAATATTTCTATTAAAACTTCTGATGAGTTTATGCATTCTGTTGAAGAGCAAAATTTGTATGGTAAAAATAAAATTTTAGTTTACAAGAAGAAACAAAAAGGAGGACCTATTGAAGGAAGGGCTGCTGATGATCATAATTATTCTTATGGTATTTCTGATAAAAAATTAGATGATTATGAGTTACTTGATAAGTTTAGTAATGTTGAAGAACTTAATGAGTATTTACTTGATAAAAATTTGTCTTTAATTAAAAAAGAGCAATTGGATGATGTTTCTAATAGGGATTTTTATGGTGATTTTGTTATGGAGTCTACAAGTTTAGATTATGATTTAGCTATTAAGTATTCGGGAGATTTCTTGACTTATTTCAAGTCTGGTTCTGTTGGTGAGATTAAAGAGTTACACAAAGCAAGAGATGTTTGGAATAAATTTGTTGAAGGAAATTATAAAACTGCTGAACCTGGATTAATTTTCTGGTCACAGATGAGTAAGTATTCTCCTTCTAATTATGTTGGAAGACCTATTGCTTGTACTAACCCTTGTGGTGAGGTTCCTTTAGAAGATGGTGGAGCTTGTAATCTTGGTTCTATTAATTTATCTAGGATGGTTAAGAATGGTTATACTAGTGAGGCAAGTGTTGATTGGGATTTGCTTGCGAGTAGTACTTCTAATGTTGTAAGATTTTTAGATAATGTTGTTTGGTGGAATGAGACACTTAATGCGCTAGATAAACAAAAAGCATCTGCTCACGATACTAGAAGAATTGGAGTTGGAGTTATGGGTATTGCTGATATGTTTTTTCAGTTAGGCATTGCATATGATAGTGAGCAAGGTTTAAATTTACTTGAGAAAGTTATGAATCATATGACTCAAAATGCATATAAGACTTCTGCGAATTTGGCTAAAGAGAAAGGGGCTGCTCCTTGTTATGATGCAGCAGGATATTTGAAGAATCCATTTTATATTGAAGTTTTAGATGAAGATGTTAAAGAATTAATTAAGGAACATGGAGTTAGAAATATTGCTATTATGTCTATTGCTCCAACTGGGACTATTTCTAATGCTGTTTGTGGTATGAGGTTTGGAGATAAAAATTATATTGGTATTAGTGGTGGTATTGAGCCAGTTTTTGCTCTTTATTATTCAAGAAGATCTGAGCAGATGAATCAAGGCGCAGTCTATAAGATTTTCCATAATACAGTTCAAGCATATATTGATATGAAAGGTTTGAATGAGCAAGTTCAAGGAATTGAAACAGAGGAAGGCTTGAAAAAGATTTTGCCTGCACACTTTTTCAGGACTGCGCATCAAGTATCTCCTGATATGAGAGTTAAGTTTCAAGGAAAAGCGCAAAGATTAATTGATCATAGTATTTCATCAACTGTTAATTTACCTGAAGATGTTGATCCAGAAGTTATTTCAGATATTTATTTGAAGTCATGGAAAGAAGGATTAAAGGGAATTACAATTTATAGGGATGGGAGTCGTTATCCAATTTTAAGTGTTGTTGGAGATGAGACTGATTTTCAAAGATTTAAGGATAAGAAGTTTAGAATTAAAGATGGAGAACAAATAAAAGAAGTTCATGGAAATGAGGTTTTAGTTATGCCCTCAGGAAAATTAAGTACAATTTATCATGTTCAAAAAGGAGGTACAAATTAA
- a CDS encoding BspA family leucine-rich repeat surface protein: MYLDDASVDSIGSGSSFNNPLADSNCYDSGNIGTVGIWDVCNGMFIVDRTMLFYAIDNNLINSGEDFYYEFAGQNYTLGDSSYNVFTGQVTDRGDLLEWETNFNSNINYWDVSSVTNMIQMFYGTLIFNQDISSWNVSSVTMMGMTFMGQRGMFSNADSFNQDLSGWDVVQVSQCHDFAYSADSYALPKPNFVLCTP; this comes from the coding sequence GTGTATTTAGATGATGCTAGTGTTGATAGTATTGGAAGTGGTAGCTCATTTAATAATCCATTAGCAGATTCAAATTGTTATGATTCGGGGAATATTGGAACTGTCGGAATTTGGGATGTTTGTAATGGAATGTTTATAGTTGATAGAACTATGCTTTTTTATGCAATAGATAATAATCTTATTAATTCTGGAGAAGATTTTTATTATGAATTTGCTGGTCAAAATTATACTTTAGGAGATTCTAGTTATAATGTATTTACTGGTCAGGTTACTGATAGGGGAGATTTATTAGAATGGGAAACTAATTTTAATTCAAATATAAATTATTGGGATGTTAGTAGTGTTACAAATATGATTCAAATGTTTTATGGAACTTTAATATTTAATCAAGATATAAGTTCTTGGAACGTGAGTAGTGTTACTATGATGGGTATGACTTTTATGGGCCAAAGAGGTATGTTTTCTAATGCAGATAGTTTTAATCAAGATTTGAGTGGTTGGGATGTTGTCCAAGTTAGTCAATGTCACGATTTCGCATATTCTGCAGATTCATATGCCTTACCTAAACCAAATTTTGTTTTATGTACACCTTAA